A window of the Scophthalmus maximus strain ysfricsl-2021 chromosome 8, ASM2237912v1, whole genome shotgun sequence genome harbors these coding sequences:
- the gtpbp1l gene encoding GTP binding protein 1, like, with amino-acid sequence MASVSATDEAAECPAATAAVESIVPACMFAPDRGCADDAAEEEGFEDGEGANGESADHLDLSSKMVLVSPTGEQYDSLIRHLRERIDEGSGETIFVVGMGSDGGDYGLDDKDMDASVATVRSLCDQIEADLILLRERADTGGKIRDYLIRRRVGELDFLEVRVAVVGNVDAGKSTLLGVLTHGELDNGRGFARQKLFRHKHEMESGRTSSVGNDILGFDQEGQVVNKPDSHGGGLDWTTICEKSSKIITFIDLAGHEKYLKTTVFGMTGHMPDFCMLMVGSNAGIVGMTKEHLGLALALNVPVFVVVTKIDMCPANVLQETLKLLQRLLKSPGCRKIPVLVQNKDDVIVTASNFSSERMCPIFQISNVTGENMDLLKMFLNLLSSRTTFSNDEPAEFQIDDTYSVPGVGTVVSGTTLRGMIRLNDTLLLGPDPLGIFIPIAVKSIHRKRMPVREVRGGQTASFALKKIKRSSIRKGMVMVSPKLMPQATWEFEAEILVLHHPTTISPRYQAMVHCGSIRQTATILTMNKDCLRTGDKASVHFRFIKTPEYMHCDKKLVFREGRTKAVGTVTKLLQSVNTLAAKAQQAKMLANKKPEEAGSTARPPSPNSAQLPLKSGGGGRRRGGQRHRGKGLNAATIPTPVAAGAAGTA; translated from the exons aTGGCATCGGTATCGGCGACAGATGAAGCAGCGGAGTGCCCGGCCGCGACAGCCGCGGTGGAGTCCATAGTGCCCGCCTGCATGTTCGCACCCGACCGGGGGTGTGCGGACGACGCGGCCGAGGAGGAGGGCTTCGAGGACGGCGAGGGCGCCAACGGCGAGTCCGCGGATCATCTAGACTTGAGCAGTAAG ATGGTCCTCGTGAGTCCAACAGGGGAACAGTACGACTCATTAATCCGACACCTGCGCGAGCGGATAGACGAGGGCAGCGGCGAGACCATCTTCGTGGTTGGAATGGGCTCAG ATGGAGGCGACTACGGTCTGGATGATAAGGACATGGACGCGTCTGTAGCCACGGTGCGGTCGCTGTGTGACCAGATCGAGGCCGACCTGATCCTGCTGCGGGAGAGGGCGGACACCGGCGGAAAGATCCGGGACTACCTCATCAGACGCCGTGTGGGCGAGCTGGACTTCCTGGAAGTCag AGTGGCGGTTGTTGGGAACGTGGATGCAGGGAAGAGCACTCTGCTGGGGGTCCTGACCCACGGCGAGCTGGACAACGGCAGAGGCTTCGCTCGCCAGAAGCtcttcagacacaaacacgAGATGGAGAGCGGCAGGACCAGCAGCGTGGGCAACGACATCCTGGGCTTTGACCAGGAGGGACAG GTGGTGAACAAGCCAGACAGCCACGGTGGCGGCCTCGACTGGACCACGATCTGCGAGAAGTCGTCAAAGATCATCACCTTCATCGACCTGGCCGGCCACGAGAAGTACCTCAAGACCACCGTCTTCGGCATGACGGGGCACATGCCGGACTTCTGCATGCTCatg GTTGGCAGTAACGCCGGCATTGTTGGCATGACCAAAGAGCACCTGGGTCTGGCACTGGCCCTGAACGTACCCGTGTTTGTCGTGGTCACCAAGATAGACATGTGTCCAGCCAACGTCTTGCAAG AGACCCTCAAATTATTACAGAGGTTATTAAAGTCGCCGGGCTGCAGGAAAATCCCAGTGTTGGTCCAGAACAAGGACGACGTCATCGTCACAGCCTCCAACTTCAGCTCGGAGAG gATGTGTCCGATTTTCCAGATCTCAAATGTGACGGGCGAGAACATGGACCTGCTGAAGATGTTCTTGAACCTGCTGTCCTCCAGGACCACCTTCAGCAACGACGAGCCCGCGGAGTTCCAAATAGACGACACATACTCAGTACCg GGCGTGGGCACGGTCGTGTCGGGGACTACGTTACGAGGGATGATACGGCTCAACGACACGCTACTCTTAGGGCCGGACCCGCTCGGCATCTTCATCCCCATCGCTGTGAAATCCATCCACCGTAAGAGAATGCCCGTCAGAGAGGTGCGCGGCGGACAGACGGCGTCGTTCGCCCTCAAAAAG ATCAAACGTTCATCTATAAGGAAAGGAATGGTGATGGTCTCCCCAAAGCTGATGCCGCAGGCCACCTGGGAGTTTGAGGCGGAGATTCTGGTGCTGCACCACCCGACCACGATATCCCCGAGATACCAGGCCATGG tccacTGTGGCAGCATCAGGCAGACGGCCACCATCCTGACGATGAATAAAGACTGTCTGAGGACGGGCGACAAGGCCTCGGTTCACTTCCGCTTCATCAAGACGCCCGAGTACATGCACTGCGACAAGAAGCTGGTGTTCAGGGAAGGACGCACCAAAGCTGTGGGCACCGTAACCAAG CTCCTCCAGTCGGTGAACACCCTGGCAGCGAAGGCCCAGCAGGCCAAGATGCTGGCCAATAAGAAGCCTGAGGAGGCGGGATCGACAGCGCGGCCGCCTAGTCCCAACTCCGCACAGCTACCA CTCAAGTCAGGAGGCGGAGGACGCAGGAGAGGCGGCCAGAGACATCGAGGGAAGGGCCTGAACGCCGCCACCATCCCCACGCCGGTGGCCGCCGGAGCAGCCGGCACAgcgtaa